A stretch of the Streptosporangiales bacterium genome encodes the following:
- a CDS encoding acetylornithine transaminase yields MSLTDDLRERFTNAFMPTYGTPPVALVEGSGARVRDADGREYVDLIAGIAVSALGHAHPAIVAAVAGQVARIGHTSNLFVNEPAVLLAERLLGLLGDDARVFLTNSGTEANEAAIKLVRSHAGAERTRFVATRNGFHGRSLGALALTGKEAIRAPFQPYGIDVTFVPYGDGDALRDAVDETCAGVFLEPTQGEAGVVPAPAGYLAAARKVCDDTGAVFVLDEIQSGIGRTGAWFAHQTAGVRPDVLTLAKGLGGGLPIGACVGFGPLGTAFAKGAHGSTFGGNPVASAAALAVLDTIERDGLLAHVREVGDRLAGGLASCGHPLVAGVHGSGLWLGLALTAPMAPAVEAAARDAGFLVNAVQPDRIRIAPPLVLGVADADAFVAALPAILDAAHADQGGTR; encoded by the coding sequence ATGAGCCTGACGGACGACCTGCGGGAGCGCTTCACGAACGCGTTCATGCCGACGTACGGCACGCCGCCCGTCGCGCTGGTCGAGGGCAGCGGCGCCCGGGTGCGTGACGCCGACGGACGCGAGTACGTCGACCTCATCGCGGGCATCGCGGTGTCGGCGCTCGGCCATGCGCACCCCGCCATCGTGGCGGCCGTGGCCGGGCAAGTCGCGCGGATCGGCCACACGAGCAACCTGTTCGTCAACGAGCCGGCGGTGCTGCTCGCCGAGCGGCTGCTGGGGCTCCTCGGCGACGACGCGCGGGTGTTCCTCACCAACAGTGGCACCGAGGCCAACGAGGCGGCGATCAAGCTCGTCCGCAGCCACGCGGGAGCCGAACGCACCCGGTTCGTCGCCACCAGGAACGGCTTCCACGGGCGCAGCCTCGGCGCGCTCGCGCTGACCGGCAAGGAGGCGATCCGCGCCCCCTTCCAGCCGTACGGCATCGACGTCACGTTCGTCCCTTACGGCGACGGCGACGCGCTCCGCGACGCGGTCGACGAGACCTGCGCCGGTGTCTTCCTCGAACCGACTCAGGGGGAGGCGGGAGTCGTGCCGGCGCCCGCCGGCTACCTCGCCGCAGCCAGGAAGGTCTGCGACGACACCGGCGCCGTCTTCGTCCTCGACGAGATCCAGAGCGGCATCGGCCGTACCGGGGCGTGGTTCGCGCATCAGACGGCGGGAGTCCGGCCGGACGTGCTGACCCTCGCGAAGGGCCTCGGCGGCGGGCTGCCGATCGGTGCGTGCGTCGGCTTCGGCCCGCTGGGCACCGCGTTCGCCAAGGGCGCGCACGGCAGCACCTTCGGCGGCAACCCGGTCGCCAGCGCCGCGGCCCTCGCCGTGCTCGACACGATCGAGCGCGACGGCCTGCTCGCCCATGTGCGCGAGGTCGGCGACCGGCTCGCCGGCGGCCTCGCGTCCTGCGGGCACCCACTCGTCGCGGGGGTGCACGGCAGCGGCCTGTGGCTGGGGCTCGCGCTGACCGCCCCCATGGCACCCGCGGTCGAGGCGGCCGCGCGCGACGCCGGCTTCCTCGTCAACGCCGTGCAGCCCGACCGGATCAGGATCGCCCCGCCGC
- the argB gene encoding acetylglutamate kinase, whose translation MAKASTLIEALPWLERFHDRTVVVKYGGHAMADDTLRASFAEDLVFLRYAGIRPVVVHGGGPQITAHLDRLGLESTFAGGLRVTTAETMDVVRMVLTGQVNRELIGLVNAHGPFAVGMSGEDANLFVAEKRATVVDGEPVDLGQVGDIVQVQPDAVASLLDDGRIPIVSSIARGRDGTIYNVNADTAAAALAVALGATKLVVLTDVEGLYADWPASEEIISALSADELAELLPTLATGMLPKMEACLTAVRGGVARAHVLDGRLEHAVLLEVFTDEGIGTMVTVDGTEQ comes from the coding sequence ATGGCCAAGGCGAGCACGCTGATCGAGGCGCTGCCGTGGCTGGAGCGGTTCCACGACAGGACCGTCGTCGTGAAGTACGGCGGGCACGCGATGGCCGACGACACGTTGCGCGCGTCGTTCGCCGAGGACCTCGTCTTCCTGCGCTACGCGGGCATCAGGCCGGTCGTCGTACACGGCGGCGGGCCGCAGATCACCGCGCACCTCGACCGGCTCGGGCTGGAGAGCACGTTCGCCGGCGGGCTGCGGGTCACGACGGCGGAGACGATGGACGTCGTCCGCATGGTGCTCACCGGGCAGGTCAACCGCGAGCTCATCGGACTGGTCAACGCGCACGGCCCGTTCGCGGTCGGCATGTCGGGCGAGGACGCGAACCTGTTCGTCGCCGAGAAGCGCGCGACCGTCGTCGACGGCGAGCCGGTCGACCTCGGGCAGGTCGGCGACATCGTCCAGGTGCAGCCCGACGCCGTCGCCAGCCTGCTCGACGACGGCCGGATCCCGATCGTGTCGAGCATCGCCCGCGGCCGCGACGGCACGATCTACAACGTCAACGCCGACACCGCCGCCGCGGCACTCGCGGTCGCGCTCGGGGCGACGAAGCTCGTCGTGCTGACCGACGTCGAGGGCCTCTACGCCGACTGGCCGGCGTCCGAGGAGATCATCTCCGCGCTGTCCGCCGACGAGCTCGCCGAGCTGCTGCCCACGCTGGCGACCGGCATGCTGCCGAAGATGGAGGCGTGCCTCACGGCCGTCCGCGGCGGCGTCGCGCGGGCCCACGTCCTCGACGGCCGGCTCGAGCACGCCGTGCTGCTCGAGGTCTTCACCGACGAAGGGATCGGCACGATGGTGACCGTCGACGGGACCGAGCAATGA
- the argJ gene encoding bifunctional glutamate N-acetyltransferase/amino-acid acetyltransferase ArgJ — protein MGVTEAKGFRASGVAAGLKASGRPDVALVVNDGPRYDAAGVFTANRVKAAPVLWSQQVVADGVVRAVVLNSGGANACTGTRGFQDTHRTAEAVAGELDVSAADVAVCSTGLIGDYLPMDTLLGGVSTVAAGLDSAGGDAAAAAIMTTDTRPKTAVSSGSGYTVGGMAKGAGMLAPALATMLAVVTTDAVADADVLRRVLAGATHTTFDRVDSDGCLSTNDTVLLLASGASGVTADEDELAGHVTSVCADLARQLVADAEGASKDIRIDVANAASEHDAVTVARAVARSALLKCAIHGEDPNWGRVLSAIGTTDATFEPDALAVAVNGVWVCRAGAPGEDRAKVDMSGREVVVTADLAAGTESATLWTNDLTAAYVHENSAYST, from the coding sequence ATGGGTGTCACCGAAGCGAAGGGGTTCCGGGCGAGCGGGGTCGCCGCGGGGCTGAAGGCGAGCGGACGTCCCGACGTCGCGCTCGTGGTCAACGACGGGCCGCGGTACGACGCCGCGGGGGTCTTCACCGCCAACCGGGTGAAGGCCGCGCCGGTGCTGTGGTCCCAGCAGGTCGTCGCCGACGGCGTCGTACGGGCCGTGGTGCTGAACTCCGGCGGCGCCAACGCCTGCACAGGCACGCGCGGCTTCCAGGACACCCACCGCACCGCCGAGGCCGTGGCCGGGGAGCTGGACGTATCGGCGGCCGACGTCGCGGTGTGCTCGACCGGGTTGATCGGCGACTACCTCCCGATGGACACGCTGCTCGGGGGCGTGTCCACCGTGGCCGCTGGTCTCGACTCGGCCGGAGGCGACGCCGCGGCCGCGGCGATCATGACGACCGACACGAGGCCGAAGACCGCGGTGTCGTCCGGCTCCGGCTACACCGTCGGCGGCATGGCCAAGGGCGCAGGCATGCTCGCGCCCGCGCTGGCGACGATGCTCGCGGTCGTCACCACCGACGCGGTCGCCGACGCCGACGTGCTGCGCAGGGTGCTGGCCGGCGCGACGCACACGACGTTCGACCGGGTCGACTCCGACGGCTGTCTCTCCACCAACGACACCGTGCTCCTGCTGGCGAGCGGCGCGAGCGGCGTGACTGCCGACGAGGACGAGCTGGCGGGGCACGTCACGTCGGTCTGCGCCGACCTCGCGCGCCAGCTGGTCGCCGACGCCGAGGGCGCCAGCAAGGACATCAGGATCGACGTCGCCAACGCGGCGTCGGAGCACGACGCGGTCACCGTGGCGCGGGCGGTCGCGCGCAGTGCCCTGTTGAAGTGCGCGATCCACGGCGAGGACCCGAACTGGGGCCGGGTGCTGTCGGCGATCGGCACCACCGACGCGACCTTCGAGCCCGACGCGCTCGCGGTCGCCGTCAACGGCGTGTGGGTGTGCCGGGCCGGGGCGCCGGGCGAGGACCGCGCGAAGGTCGACATGAGCGGGCGCGAGGTGGTCGTCACCGCCGACCTCGCGGCGGGCACGGAGTCCGCCACCCTCTGGACCAACGACCTGACCGCCGCGTACGTCCACGAGAACTCGGCGTACTCGACGTGA
- a CDS encoding N-acetyl-gamma-glutamyl-phosphate reductase → MGMTAAVAGASGYAGGELLRLLLGHPELEVGAVTAASSAGTPLAGHHPQLTPLADRVLDETTPGVLAGHDVVFLALPHGHSAAIAAALPASTLVVDCGADFRLHDPAAWRRWYGGEHAGTWPYGLPELPGARDALAGARRIAVPGCYPTAALLALVPAYAAGLAEPDVVIVAASGTSGAGRSMKPHLLASEVMGAMSPYGVGGGHRHTPEIAQGLTAAAGEQVRLSFTPLLAPMPRGELVTCSARTAGTDADLRAAYERAYDAEPFVSLLPAGTWPTTAATLGANTAHVQVTVDPDAERIVAVCAIDNLTKGTAGQAIQCANLALGLPETTGLPLAGVAP, encoded by the coding sequence ATGGGCATGACCGCGGCGGTCGCCGGCGCGAGCGGCTACGCCGGAGGCGAGCTGCTGCGCCTGCTGCTCGGTCACCCCGAGCTCGAGGTCGGTGCGGTCACGGCGGCGAGCAGCGCGGGCACGCCGCTGGCCGGCCATCACCCGCAGCTGACTCCCCTCGCCGACCGGGTGCTCGACGAGACGACCCCCGGCGTGCTCGCCGGCCACGACGTCGTCTTCCTCGCGCTCCCGCACGGGCACTCGGCCGCCATCGCCGCAGCCCTGCCGGCGTCCACTCTCGTCGTCGACTGCGGCGCCGACTTCCGGCTGCACGATCCCGCCGCGTGGCGGCGCTGGTACGGCGGCGAGCACGCGGGCACGTGGCCGTACGGCCTCCCCGAGCTCCCCGGCGCGCGCGACGCACTCGCCGGCGCGCGCCGCATCGCGGTCCCCGGCTGCTACCCGACCGCCGCGCTCCTCGCCCTCGTCCCCGCGTACGCCGCGGGCCTCGCCGAGCCCGACGTCGTGATCGTCGCCGCGTCGGGCACCTCGGGCGCCGGGCGGTCGATGAAGCCGCACCTGCTGGCGAGTGAGGTGATGGGCGCGATGTCGCCGTACGGCGTCGGTGGCGGGCACCGGCACACGCCGGAGATCGCGCAGGGCCTGACCGCCGCGGCGGGCGAGCAGGTGCGCCTCTCCTTCACCCCGTTGCTCGCGCCGATGCCACGCGGGGAGCTCGTCACCTGCAGTGCGCGGACGGCGGGCACCGACGCCGACCTGCGTGCGGCGTACGAGCGGGCGTACGACGCAGAGCCGTTCGTCTCGCTGCTGCCTGCCGGCACCTGGCCGACGACGGCGGCGACTCTCGGCGCCAACACCGCACACGTGCAGGTGACCGTCGACCCCGACGCCGAGCGGATCGTCGCGGTCTGCGCCATCGACAACCTGACCAAGGGCACGGCGGGACAGGCGATCCAGTGCGCCAACCTCGCCCTCGGCCTGCCGGAGACGACCGGACTCCCCCTGGCGGGAGTGGCACCGTGA
- a CDS encoding phenylalanine--tRNA ligase subunit beta has product MRAPLSWLRQYVDVPADLSGRALGDLLVPLGMEVEAVDERGDDLSGPLVLGEVREIEELAEFKKPIRWCRVDVGPHNADDGAGGLRPRGVICGATNFAVGDLVVVALPGTVLPGGFTITARKTYGHVSDGMICSVLELGIGDDHSGILVLPPGTGTPGVDLTGVLGVRETVLDLEITPDCGHLESVRGLARETSYVTGGAFRDPRDAVKEPAPDPAGWPVRIDDPSGCRRFSALTVSGLDPSLPSPLWLRTRLHHAGVRSVSLAVDVTNYVMLELGQPMHAFDAARLTGGIVVRRATAGEKLVTIDHVTHSLDADDMVVADETGAVALAGVMGGAESEISDTTVDLLLEAAWWDPASIGRAVRRHRLPSEASRRFERGVDPEIAVAALQRAAELLVEYGDASVGALTVTGGPYDPPVISLASDLPARTIGLPIDPVTVTQRLQQVGCDIPAGEPLVVRPPSWRPDLRDPADLVEEVARLEGYERIPEVVPTPPPGRGLTDRQRFRRRVGRALAYTGYVEAISPPWVSEADWDALGLDASDPRRNAFRLANPLSDEQPLLRTTLLPGLLRALRRNVGRGLSDVALFETGLVYRSGGEDVAAGEVLRPGVEARPAPEVLARIERVLPDQPERVAVVLAGDRSPAGWWGAGRAAGWADAVEAARTVAAEAGVELVARHDEHAPWHPGRCAALLVGDTLVGHAGELHPRVVEAYGLPPRTCAAELSLSALPVEDAPPAKAVPISAYPPAFVDVALSVDATTPVAEVEAALRDGAGELLEALRLFDVYTGEQVGADRRSLAYRMCLRALDRTLTAQEVNDARDAAVAEATRRVGAVLRERSPG; this is encoded by the coding sequence ATGCGCGCCCCGCTCTCCTGGCTGCGCCAGTACGTCGACGTGCCCGCCGACCTCAGCGGGCGTGCCCTCGGCGACCTGCTCGTGCCCCTGGGCATGGAGGTCGAGGCCGTCGACGAGCGCGGCGACGACCTGTCGGGTCCGCTGGTGCTCGGCGAGGTCCGCGAGATCGAGGAGCTCGCCGAGTTCAAGAAGCCGATCCGCTGGTGCCGGGTCGACGTCGGTCCGCACAACGCCGACGACGGCGCCGGCGGTCTGCGGCCGCGCGGCGTCATCTGCGGCGCCACGAACTTCGCGGTCGGCGACCTCGTCGTCGTCGCGCTGCCCGGCACCGTCCTGCCCGGCGGGTTCACCATCACCGCGCGCAAGACGTACGGCCACGTCAGCGACGGCATGATCTGCTCGGTGCTTGAGCTGGGCATCGGCGACGACCACAGCGGCATCCTCGTGCTGCCGCCGGGCACCGGCACCCCCGGTGTCGACCTGACCGGCGTCCTCGGCGTGCGCGAGACCGTGCTCGACCTGGAGATCACGCCCGACTGCGGCCACCTCGAGTCGGTGCGCGGGCTCGCGCGCGAGACGTCGTACGTCACCGGCGGCGCGTTCCGCGACCCGCGCGACGCGGTCAAGGAGCCGGCGCCCGACCCCGCGGGATGGCCGGTACGCATCGACGACCCGTCGGGCTGCCGGCGGTTCAGCGCCCTGACCGTGTCGGGCCTCGACCCGTCGCTGCCGTCGCCGCTGTGGCTGCGCACCCGACTGCACCACGCGGGCGTGCGCAGCGTGTCGCTGGCGGTCGACGTCACGAACTACGTGATGCTCGAGCTCGGCCAGCCGATGCACGCGTTCGACGCCGCACGGCTCACCGGCGGCATCGTCGTCCGGCGTGCCACGGCGGGCGAGAAGCTCGTCACGATCGACCACGTGACGCACAGCCTCGACGCCGACGACATGGTCGTGGCGGACGAGACCGGCGCGGTCGCATTGGCGGGTGTCATGGGCGGCGCGGAGTCGGAGATCTCCGACACCACCGTCGACCTGCTGCTTGAGGCGGCGTGGTGGGACCCGGCGTCGATCGGCCGTGCCGTGCGCCGACACCGGCTGCCGAGCGAGGCGTCGCGACGGTTCGAGCGGGGCGTCGACCCCGAGATCGCGGTCGCCGCGCTGCAGCGCGCGGCGGAACTGCTCGTCGAGTACGGCGACGCGTCGGTGGGTGCGCTGACGGTCACCGGTGGGCCGTACGACCCGCCGGTGATCTCGCTGGCGTCCGACCTGCCGGCACGGACCATCGGTCTGCCGATCGACCCGGTCACGGTGACCCAGCGGCTGCAGCAGGTGGGCTGCGATATCCCCGCGGGCGAGCCGCTCGTGGTACGCCCACCGTCGTGGCGTCCCGACCTGCGTGACCCCGCCGACCTCGTCGAGGAGGTGGCGCGCCTCGAGGGCTACGAGCGCATCCCCGAGGTGGTGCCCACCCCGCCGCCCGGCCGTGGCCTGACCGACCGGCAGCGCTTCCGCCGGCGGGTCGGCCGCGCACTCGCGTACACGGGCTACGTCGAGGCCATCTCGCCGCCGTGGGTATCCGAGGCCGACTGGGACGCGCTGGGTCTCGACGCGTCCGACCCGCGCAGGAACGCCTTCCGCCTCGCCAACCCCCTGTCCGACGAGCAGCCGCTGCTGCGCACCACGTTGCTGCCCGGCCTGCTCAGGGCGCTGCGGCGCAACGTCGGTCGTGGCCTCTCCGACGTCGCCCTCTTCGAGACCGGTCTGGTGTACCGGTCCGGCGGCGAGGACGTGGCCGCGGGGGAGGTTCTCCGGCCGGGAGTCGAGGCGCGGCCGGCGCCCGAGGTGCTCGCCCGGATCGAGCGGGTGCTGCCGGACCAGCCCGAGCGCGTGGCCGTGGTGCTCGCCGGCGATCGTTCGCCGGCCGGCTGGTGGGGAGCCGGCCGGGCCGCCGGCTGGGCCGACGCGGTCGAGGCTGCGCGCACCGTGGCCGCGGAGGCGGGCGTCGAGCTCGTCGCCCGACACGACGAGCACGCGCCGTGGCATCCGGGTCGGTGCGCCGCGCTGCTCGTCGGCGACACGCTCGTCGGGCACGCAGGGGAGCTGCACCCGCGCGTGGTCGAGGCCTACGGTCTGCCGCCGCGCACGTGCGCGGCGGAGCTGAGCCTGTCGGCGCTGCCGGTCGAGGACGCGCCGCCCGCCAAGGCCGTCCCGATCTCGGCGTACCCGCCGGCGTTCGTCGACGTGGCACTGTCGGTCGACGCGACCACGCCGGTGGCCGAGGTCGAGGCGGCGCTGCGCGACGGCGCGGGGGAGCTGCTCGAGGCGCTGCGGCTGTTCGACGTCTACACCGGCGAGCAGGTCGGCGCCGACCGCAGGTCGCTGGCCTACAGGATGTGCCTCCGCGCCCTCGACCGTACGCTCACCGCCCAGGAGGTCAACGACGCCCGCGACGCCGCGGTCGCCGAGGCCACCCGCCGCGTCGGCGCGGTGCTCCGCGAACGGTCGCCGGGCTAG
- the pheS gene encoding phenylalanine--tRNA ligase subunit alpha produces the protein MSAPNKDYDPVEVTSLREDQVEAMRDEALAAIAAAVDLDALREVRTAHAGDRSPLRLANAEIGALPPAARADAGKRIGGARKAVEQALATRQVELEADRDARVLADERVDVTLPWDRQPRGARHPVTSLMDRMADFFVAMGWEVAEGPEVETEWHNFDALNFQPDHPARTMMDTFFVEPPSQDRRRQSAVSTGLVMRTHTSPVQVRALLERGVPVYVVAPGRVFRTDEFDATHSPIFHQIEGLAVDEGLSMAHLRGTLVHFARAMFGAGQEIRWRPSFFPFTEPSAEFDLRCFACRGASVGDPDRPCRTCASEGWIEWGGCGMVNPRVLRACGVDPDRYSGFAFGMGVDRTVMFRHGSDDLRDMFEGDVRYALPFGTEI, from the coding sequence ATGTCTGCACCCAACAAGGACTACGACCCCGTCGAGGTCACCTCGCTGCGCGAGGACCAGGTCGAGGCCATGCGCGACGAGGCGCTGGCCGCGATCGCGGCGGCGGTCGACCTCGATGCGTTGCGCGAGGTCAGGACCGCCCACGCGGGTGACAGGTCGCCGCTGCGGCTGGCCAACGCCGAGATAGGCGCGCTGCCGCCGGCGGCGCGTGCCGACGCCGGCAAGCGGATCGGCGGCGCCCGCAAGGCGGTCGAGCAGGCGCTCGCGACCCGGCAGGTCGAGCTCGAGGCCGACCGCGACGCCCGCGTGCTGGCAGACGAGCGCGTCGACGTCACGCTGCCGTGGGACCGGCAGCCACGCGGCGCGCGGCACCCGGTCACCTCCCTCATGGACCGCATGGCCGACTTCTTCGTCGCGATGGGCTGGGAGGTCGCGGAGGGTCCTGAGGTCGAGACCGAGTGGCACAACTTCGACGCGCTCAACTTCCAGCCCGACCACCCCGCGCGCACGATGATGGACACGTTCTTCGTCGAGCCGCCGTCGCAGGACCGCCGGAGGCAGTCAGCGGTGTCGACCGGGCTGGTGATGCGTACGCACACCTCGCCGGTGCAGGTGCGTGCGCTGCTCGAGCGCGGCGTCCCCGTGTACGTCGTCGCGCCGGGCCGGGTGTTCCGCACCGACGAGTTCGATGCCACGCACTCGCCGATCTTCCACCAGATCGAGGGCCTCGCCGTCGACGAGGGACTGTCGATGGCGCACCTGCGCGGCACGCTCGTGCACTTCGCCAGGGCGATGTTCGGTGCCGGCCAGGAGATCCGCTGGCGGCCGTCGTTCTTCCCGTTCACCGAGCCGTCCGCGGAGTTCGACCTGCGCTGCTTCGCCTGCCGAGGAGCGTCGGTCGGTGACCCCGACCGGCCGTGCCGCACGTGTGCGTCCGAGGGCTGGATCGAGTGGGGCGGCTGCGGCATGGTCAACCCGCGCGTGCTGCGCGCCTGCGGCGTCGACCCGGACCGCTACAGCGGCTTCGCGTTCGGCATGGGGGTCGACCGCACCGTGATGTTCCGGCACGGCTCCGACGACCTGCGCGACATGTTCGAGGGCGACGTCCGCTACGCCCTCCCGTTCGGGACGGAGATCTAA
- a CDS encoding PAS domain-containing protein codes for MTDPKSTSAFGRSFAEHADLLPDGIVVADARGVVRVFNEAAALFTGTSSADAVGRSFDEVLPLRDDDGNDWWKRTDPYGGLPSRTRQPARLLRLDVDGPQLDVTARYVRARRGGPLTSLVVSLRAGTSRERWERDRADLVSTVAHELRSPLTTVKGFTATLLSKWDDFTDEQRKAILRIVDYDADVLTRLIGDLLDVSRIESGRLELRRTVVDVATVVRRLVAGRVAAGDDPTKFVVDVGGPLPEAWLDGDKVEQIIANLVDNAVRHGDGRITIVVRPAKGAGDKGEQGTCEPGIAVSVSDEGDGIPAEMVSSVFTRFWRGSHRRGSSGLGLYIVKGLVEAHRGTIALGRSPSGGAAFRFCLPAGSPPYLS; via the coding sequence ATGACGGACCCGAAGAGCACGTCAGCGTTCGGCCGCTCCTTCGCCGAGCACGCCGATCTGCTGCCCGACGGCATCGTCGTGGCCGACGCGCGTGGCGTGGTCCGGGTGTTCAACGAGGCCGCTGCCCTCTTCACCGGCACCTCCTCCGCCGACGCTGTCGGCCGCAGCTTTGACGAGGTGCTGCCGCTGCGCGACGACGACGGCAACGACTGGTGGAAGCGCACCGACCCGTACGGCGGGCTGCCGAGCCGCACCCGCCAGCCGGCGCGGCTGCTCCGCCTCGACGTCGACGGTCCCCAGCTCGACGTCACGGCGCGTTACGTACGGGCCCGGCGCGGAGGACCGCTGACCAGCCTGGTGGTCTCGCTGCGTGCGGGCACCTCGCGGGAGCGCTGGGAGCGCGACCGGGCCGACCTCGTCTCCACGGTCGCGCACGAGCTGCGTTCGCCGCTCACCACCGTCAAGGGGTTCACCGCCACGCTGCTGTCGAAGTGGGACGACTTCACCGACGAGCAGCGCAAGGCAATCCTGCGCATCGTCGACTACGACGCCGACGTCCTGACGCGGCTGATCGGTGACCTGCTCGACGTGTCGCGGATCGAGAGCGGCCGCCTCGAGCTGCGCCGTACTGTCGTCGACGTTGCCACCGTCGTACGCCGGCTGGTCGCGGGACGGGTGGCCGCGGGCGACGACCCGACGAAGTTCGTGGTCGACGTCGGCGGCCCGTTGCCCGAGGCGTGGCTCGACGGCGACAAGGTCGAGCAGATCATCGCCAACCTGGTCGACAATGCCGTACGGCACGGGGACGGTAGGATCACCATCGTGGTGAGACCTGCGAAGGGCGCCGGCGACAAGGGTGAGCAGGGCACCTGCGAACCCGGCATCGCCGTCAGCGTGAGCGACGAAGGCGACGGCATCCCGGCAGAGATGGTGTCGAGCGTCTTCACGCGCTTCTGGCGGGGCAGCCACCGGCGGGGGAGCAGCGGGCTCGGCCTGTACATCGTCAAGGGCCTCGTCGAGGCGCACCGCGGCACCATTGCGCTCGGCCGCTCTCCGTCCGGCGGGGCGGCGTTCCGATTTTGCCTGCCCGCCGGGTCACCTCCGTACCTCTCCTGA
- a CDS encoding RNA methyltransferase, translating into MLAGPQSARVKAVRRLHRRASREKARRFLAEGPQAVREALAAGSVLELFATAAALGRHGALVEQAEANGADVRFVSDDAMASLATTVTPQGLVAVCPFTDLGLDDVLPDGAGLVAVLVHVRDPGNAGTVIRSADAAGADGVVLTEESVDLYNPKCVRSAAGSLFHLPVVSGASLTSALAAFRAAGLQVLAADASGPVSLDDAGQALLAAPTAWLFGNEARGLPAHVADDADAVIRIPIHGRAESLNLSVSTALCMYATAGAQRRAARVVRHREGSQPVT; encoded by the coding sequence GTGCTGGCGGGCCCGCAGTCCGCGAGGGTCAAGGCCGTCCGACGGCTCCACCGCCGCGCCTCCCGTGAGAAGGCGCGGCGGTTCCTCGCGGAGGGACCCCAGGCGGTACGCGAGGCGCTCGCTGCCGGGAGCGTGCTGGAGCTGTTCGCCACCGCGGCCGCCCTCGGCCGCCACGGTGCACTCGTCGAGCAGGCCGAGGCGAACGGCGCCGACGTCCGCTTCGTGTCCGACGACGCGATGGCCAGCCTCGCCACCACGGTCACCCCGCAGGGTCTCGTGGCCGTCTGCCCGTTCACCGACCTCGGTCTCGACGACGTCCTGCCCGACGGCGCGGGCCTCGTCGCGGTGCTGGTCCACGTCCGCGATCCGGGCAACGCCGGCACGGTGATCCGGTCGGCGGACGCCGCCGGAGCCGACGGGGTCGTCCTCACCGAGGAGTCGGTCGACCTCTACAACCCCAAGTGCGTCCGGTCGGCCGCCGGCAGCCTGTTCCACCTGCCGGTGGTCAGCGGAGCGTCGCTGACGTCCGCGCTGGCGGCGTTCCGCGCCGCGGGACTCCAGGTGCTCGCCGCCGACGCGTCGGGTCCGGTGAGCCTCGACGACGCCGGTCAGGCCCTGCTCGCCGCGCCGACCGCCTGGCTGTTCGGCAACGAGGCGCGCGGGCTGCCCGCGCACGTGGCGGACGACGCCGACGCAGTAATCCGCATCCCGATCCATGGGCGGGCGGAGAGCCTCAACCTCTCGGTGTCGACAGCTCTGTGTATGTACGCGACGGCCGGTGCGCAACGCCGGGCCGCCCGCGTCGTTAGGCACCGGGAAGGATCGCAGCCCGTAACGTAG
- the rplT gene encoding 50S ribosomal protein L20 — protein MARVKRAVNAHKKRRETLEAAAGYRGQRSRLYRKAKEQVIHSLVYSYRDRKARKGDFRRLWIQRINAAARGNGMTYNRFVQGLRVAGVDVDRRMLAELAVSEPKAFAALVDVARNAQGKEQSTAKAS, from the coding sequence GTGGCACGTGTGAAGCGGGCGGTCAACGCCCACAAGAAGCGGCGGGAGACCCTCGAGGCGGCCGCGGGCTACCGGGGACAGCGTTCCCGGCTGTACCGCAAGGCCAAGGAACAGGTCATCCACTCGCTGGTCTACTCGTACCGCGACCGCAAGGCGCGCAAGGGTGACTTCCGGCGGCTGTGGATCCAGCGGATCAACGCCGCTGCCCGCGGCAACGGCATGACCTACAACCGGTTCGTGCAGGGCCTGCGGGTCGCCGGCGTCGACGTCGACCGGCGCATGCTCGCCGAGCTGGCCGTGTCCGAGCCGAAGGCGTTCGCCGCGCTCGTCGACGTGGCCAGGAACGCCCAGGGCAAGGAACAGTCCACCGCCAAGGCCAGCTGA
- the rpmI gene encoding 50S ribosomal protein L35 gives MPKNKTHSGSKRRFRLTGTGKVVRQQANRRHYLEHKSSTLTRRLAKDVLASKADTKKIKRLLGK, from the coding sequence ATGCCCAAGAACAAGACGCACAGCGGCTCCAAGAGGCGGTTCCGGCTGACCGGCACCGGCAAGGTCGTCCGCCAGCAGGCCAACCGGCGCCACTACCTCGAGCACAAGTCGAGCACGCTGACCCGCCGGCTGGCCAAGGACGTCCTGGCCAGCAAGGCCGACACGAAGAAGATCAAGCGCCTCCTCGGAAAGTGA